One region of bacterium genomic DNA includes:
- a CDS encoding flagellin FliC, protein MAFSVVTNIGALNAQNQLTKTERSLQTTINRLSSGLRINGAKDDAAGLAIAENLHADIQGLNQAVRNANDGISVINCADAGLQEIGNLLHRAMTLAEQAASDTSGGDNTTSKISINSEYTQILQEIDRIAGTVQFNGLALLSGAGASLDVQIGLGSGTNDRIHISTSGVTASGLGLTQDALTAKITARDELVQIQSAVDTVSRNRGDLGAYYNRLEHTIAVISTQSENLSAAESQIRDANTAEEIVNLTKYQVLNQTGLAALSQANSTSQSVLSLLK, encoded by the coding sequence ATGGCATTCTCAGTCGTCACCAACATCGGTGCGCTCAACGCGCAGAACCAACTGACCAAGACGGAGCGGTCGCTGCAGACGACGATCAATCGGTTGTCGTCGGGCCTCCGGATCAACGGCGCCAAGGACGACGCGGCGGGCCTCGCCATCGCCGAAAACCTGCACGCCGACATCCAGGGGCTGAACCAGGCCGTCCGCAACGCCAACGACGGGATCAGCGTGATCAATTGCGCGGATGCCGGGCTGCAGGAAATCGGCAACCTCCTGCACCGCGCGATGACGCTGGCCGAACAGGCCGCGTCGGACACGAGCGGCGGCGACAACACGACGTCGAAGATCTCGATCAACAGCGAATACACGCAGATCCTGCAGGAAATCGACCGCATCGCCGGCACGGTCCAGTTCAACGGACTCGCGCTCCTCTCCGGCGCCGGGGCGTCGCTCGACGTCCAGATCGGCCTCGGATCGGGGACGAACGACCGCATCCACATCTCGACCTCGGGCGTGACCGCCAGCGGCCTCGGCCTGACCCAGGACGCCCTCACCGCCAAGATCACCGCGCGGGACGAGCTGGTGCAGATCCAGTCGGCCGTCGACACGGTGTCGAGGAACCGGGGCGACCTTGGCGCTTACTACAACCGCCTCGAGCACACGATCGCGGTCATCTCGACGCAGTCCGAAAACCTGTCGGCCGCGGAAAGCCAGATCCGCGACGCCAACACGGCGGAGGAAATCGTCAACCTGACGAAGTACCAAGTGCTCAACCAGACCGGATTGGCCGCCCTTTCGCAGGCCAACTCGACGTCGCAGAGCGTCCTGAGCCTGCTAAAATAG